From the Phycisphaerales bacterium AB-hyl4 genome, one window contains:
- a CDS encoding PAS domain S-box protein, translating into MPRPDFGDNPAEAFRQSEQRLRLILDSALDFAIFTTDLDGQITSWNNGAERLLGYSEEEAIGLSADVIFTREDVKNRISDRERKSALTTGRGEDERWHARKDGSCFWSNGLMMPLKNDAGEAIGFLKILRDQTQAKQSQEQLETHARQQRAVAELGQQALQTIPLFKLIQEAAKLISRTLETPLVDVLRWKEEENVFQLVVGVGWPEQLIGHATVEGGKDTLAGYTLATRGPVIVENLPEENRFKDSTLLSEQGAVSGVSVIVAGEYSHTFGVLSAHATSRREFTRDDVNFLQAIANILGGAIQRQAVEDQLNDLNETLEQRVVRRTQQIRALAFQLTRAEEQERRRLAQVLHDHLQQLLVASRFQLASAQNLTDDPQLTQTLRRANDLLGQAVDASRSLTVELSPPVLHDEGLVAALRWLGQWMHQMHGLTVEVDTDGIAEPTEESVRIFIFQAVRELLLNAVKHADVKEAHVRMTQPNPDQLHTIVEDQGKGFDPDSLKEPSAGRAGYGLLSIRERLHLIGGRMHLDTKPDRGTKIILDVPLRPT; encoded by the coding sequence ATGCCCCGCCCTGATTTCGGCGACAACCCGGCTGAAGCCTTTCGGCAGAGCGAACAACGCCTCCGCCTGATCCTCGATAGCGCCCTCGATTTCGCTATTTTCACCACCGACCTCGACGGCCAAATCACCAGTTGGAACAACGGGGCCGAGCGACTGCTTGGCTATTCGGAAGAGGAAGCGATCGGACTGTCGGCCGACGTCATTTTTACGAGAGAAGATGTCAAAAATCGGATATCCGACCGCGAGCGGAAAAGTGCCCTCACCACCGGCCGCGGCGAAGACGAACGTTGGCACGCGCGGAAAGATGGTTCGTGCTTCTGGTCCAACGGTCTGATGATGCCCTTGAAAAACGATGCGGGCGAGGCGATCGGCTTCCTCAAAATTCTCCGCGATCAAACCCAGGCCAAGCAGTCTCAGGAACAACTGGAAACCCACGCACGGCAGCAGCGTGCCGTGGCGGAACTGGGGCAGCAAGCCCTGCAAACCATCCCTCTGTTCAAGCTCATTCAAGAGGCAGCCAAACTGATCAGTCGCACGCTTGAAACGCCGCTGGTCGACGTGCTGCGATGGAAAGAAGAGGAAAACGTCTTTCAACTGGTGGTAGGCGTCGGCTGGCCGGAACAACTGATCGGGCACGCGACCGTCGAGGGCGGTAAAGATACGCTCGCAGGCTACACGTTGGCCACCCGCGGCCCTGTGATCGTGGAAAACCTGCCGGAAGAGAATCGCTTTAAAGATTCCACACTACTCAGCGAGCAAGGTGCTGTCAGCGGCGTAAGCGTGATCGTGGCGGGCGAATACTCGCACACCTTCGGCGTCCTGAGCGCTCACGCCACAAGCCGCCGGGAATTCACCCGCGACGATGTCAATTTCCTCCAGGCGATCGCCAACATCCTCGGCGGTGCCATACAACGCCAGGCCGTGGAGGACCAACTCAATGATCTCAACGAAACACTGGAGCAGCGCGTCGTTCGGCGGACGCAGCAGATCCGTGCCCTGGCGTTCCAACTCACACGAGCCGAGGAACAGGAACGCCGACGCCTCGCCCAAGTGCTCCACGACCACCTCCAACAACTGCTCGTCGCCTCGCGATTTCAACTCGCCAGTGCGCAGAATCTGACCGACGATCCACAACTGACGCAGACCCTCAGGCGTGCCAACGACTTGCTTGGCCAGGCCGTCGATGCCTCGCGTTCGTTGACCGTTGAACTCAGCCCGCCCGTGCTGCACGACGAAGGATTGGTCGCCGCCCTTCGTTGGCTTGGCCAATGGATGCATCAGATGCATGGCCTGACGGTTGAAGTCGACACCGACGGTATCGCCGAACCCACGGAAGAAAGTGTTCGCATATTCATCTTTCAGGCCGTACGTGAACTGCTTCTGAATGCCGTCAAACACGCTGACGTGAAGGAGGCTCACGTTCGCATGACTCAGCCCAATCCTGATCAGTTGCACACCATTGTTGAAGATCAGGGCAAGGGCTTCGACCCGGATTCCCTTAAGGAGCCATCGGCTGGCCGCGCGGGGTACGGGCTGCTGAGCATTCGCGAGCGTCTGCATTTGATCGGCGGCCGAATGCATCTTGACACAAAGCCCGACCGCGGAACAAAGATCATTCTCGACGTCCCTCTGCGACCGACGTAG
- the fliM gene encoding flagellar motor switch protein FliM has product MSEVLDQNEVDALLAAVDSGEMEGDGAGAGAGQVFSRNRRPGQEDVEVRAYDFKRPERVSKDQMRALHNLHEGFSRNFSVALSGFLRTIMEVKVSSIEQMTFSEFTHSLPNPTCFNLLTCEPLEGNMCLEISPLIIYPVVDRLLGGSNADLFIPQRPLTAIELRLVSKIIDRAKRALAEAWENVMPVNFELDDTESNPVLVQIVPPNEVVVLVGFELKMGGRAGTMNLCIPYNVIEPVMEKLSSQTWAAYKRNRGDTALRQRVARRLDAARLPVTGVLADTTIKLRDLMNLQVGDVVLTDKPASAPLTLTVGDRRKFIGNLGQFKGNRAFKVRRPINPKDRV; this is encoded by the coding sequence ATGTCTGAAGTGCTGGATCAGAATGAAGTAGACGCCTTACTCGCCGCTGTCGACAGCGGCGAGATGGAGGGCGATGGCGCAGGCGCCGGGGCGGGGCAGGTCTTTTCCCGCAACCGTCGGCCGGGCCAGGAAGACGTCGAGGTCCGCGCCTACGACTTCAAACGCCCCGAGCGCGTCTCGAAAGACCAGATGCGGGCGCTGCACAACCTGCACGAAGGGTTCAGCCGAAACTTCAGCGTCGCGCTGTCGGGCTTTCTGCGGACGATCATGGAGGTGAAAGTCTCCAGCATCGAGCAGATGACCTTTTCCGAGTTCACACACTCGCTTCCCAACCCCACCTGTTTCAACCTGCTGACATGTGAGCCCTTGGAAGGCAACATGTGCCTTGAGATCTCGCCGTTGATCATCTACCCGGTGGTCGATCGGCTGCTGGGCGGCTCGAACGCGGACCTGTTCATCCCGCAGCGACCGCTGACGGCGATCGAACTGCGGCTGGTGAGCAAGATCATCGATCGCGCCAAGCGGGCGTTGGCCGAGGCGTGGGAAAACGTCATGCCCGTGAACTTCGAGCTGGATGACACGGAGAGCAACCCGGTCCTGGTGCAGATCGTGCCGCCGAACGAGGTGGTGGTGCTGGTGGGCTTCGAGCTGAAGATGGGCGGCCGAGCGGGCACGATGAACCTCTGCATTCCGTACAACGTCATCGAGCCGGTGATGGAGAAGCTGTCCAGCCAGACGTGGGCGGCCTACAAGCGCAACCGCGGCGACACGGCCCTGCGGCAGCGGGTCGCCCGCCGACTCGACGCCGCCCGCCTGCCGGTCACCGGCGTGCTGGCGGACACGACCATCAAGCTGCGCGACCTGATGAACCTTCAGGTCGGCGACGTGGTCCTCACCGACAAGCCCGCGTCCGCGCCGTTGACACTGACGGTAGGCGACCGCCGCAAGTTCATCGGCAACCTCGGCCAGTTCAAAGGCAACCGGGCCTTCAAGGTTCGAAGGCCGATCAACCCCAAAGATCGCGTGTAG
- a CDS encoding alpha/beta hydrolase, giving the protein MHPHADQPMLTAGPSPENADATLVLVHGRGADAQSILALHRTLDLSNLAGLAPQAANHTWYPNPFLAEIETNQPYLDSALKRLAEIVDDLLSRGVPSHRIALLGFSQGACLTSEFIARHPRRYGAVMALTGGLIGPPGTSRDYAGSLESTPVFLGCNDPDAHIPFERVRETEAVLSRMGAVVEVRRYPGLPHTVNDDELRVCRAMLEKVLAGDEEATS; this is encoded by the coding sequence ATGCACCCCCACGCCGACCAGCCCATGCTCACCGCCGGCCCGTCGCCGGAAAATGCCGACGCCACACTCGTTCTCGTCCACGGCCGCGGCGCTGATGCGCAGAGCATCCTCGCTTTGCATCGCACGCTCGATCTATCCAACCTCGCCGGCCTCGCGCCGCAGGCCGCCAATCACACCTGGTACCCCAACCCCTTCCTGGCGGAGATCGAAACCAACCAGCCTTACCTCGACTCGGCGTTGAAACGCCTGGCCGAAATCGTCGACGATCTGCTTAGCCGTGGCGTCCCCAGCCATCGCATCGCCCTGCTCGGCTTCTCGCAAGGCGCTTGCCTGACCAGTGAGTTCATCGCAAGGCACCCACGTCGCTACGGCGCGGTCATGGCGTTGACCGGCGGACTCATCGGCCCGCCCGGAACATCGCGCGATTACGCCGGCTCACTCGAAAGCACGCCCGTGTTCCTCGGCTGCAACGATCCTGACGCGCACATTCCTTTCGAACGTGTCCGCGAAACGGAGGCCGTGCTTTCGCGCATGGGCGCGGTTGTCGAAGTCCGCCGGTATCCGGGCCTGCCGCATACGGTCAACGATGACGAGTTGCGCGTCTGCCGTGCGATGTTGGAAAAGGTGCTCGCAGGCGATGAGGAAGCGACATCATGA
- a CDS encoding aldo/keto reductase, with protein sequence MKYRTLGSTNLRVSVVGVGTWQYGGEWGMTFTQPDVDAIFDAAREAGINLIDTAECYGDHLSESLTGNAIARDRDKWVLATKFGHKFHEPFKRSEPRSPDDVRQQLEASLKAMKTDYVDLYQYHSWGDDKFFDDDVLAVLNDAKAAGKIRHIGNSIGSNRNAKQVEASQRMGIELIQVVYNRLDRAPEEAGVFDLCREQNLGVLARVPLASGYLSGKYTTASEFPENDVRSRWHKPEDRAAKLTEVQRIAEEELPAGVPMAQWALAWCLKHPAVTCVIPGCKNPEQVHGNAAAADLDLVSDDHPQAATAGRAD encoded by the coding sequence ATGAAGTATCGCACCCTCGGCTCAACCAACCTCCGTGTCTCCGTCGTCGGCGTCGGTACGTGGCAGTACGGCGGCGAGTGGGGCATGACCTTCACGCAGCCCGATGTGGACGCCATCTTCGACGCCGCACGCGAAGCCGGCATCAACCTCATCGACACCGCTGAATGCTACGGCGACCACCTCTCCGAATCGCTCACCGGCAACGCCATCGCTCGCGACCGCGACAAGTGGGTGCTCGCGACCAAGTTCGGCCACAAGTTCCACGAGCCGTTCAAACGCTCCGAACCCCGCTCGCCTGACGACGTCCGCCAACAGCTTGAAGCATCGCTGAAAGCCATGAAAACCGACTATGTCGATCTCTACCAGTATCACTCGTGGGGCGACGACAAGTTCTTCGACGACGATGTGCTCGCCGTACTGAACGACGCGAAAGCTGCGGGCAAGATTCGTCACATCGGCAACAGCATCGGCTCGAACCGCAACGCGAAGCAGGTCGAAGCCTCGCAGCGAATGGGCATCGAACTCATCCAAGTCGTCTACAACCGTCTCGATCGTGCCCCCGAGGAGGCGGGCGTGTTCGACCTCTGCCGCGAACAGAACCTCGGCGTGCTCGCACGCGTGCCGTTGGCGTCCGGCTACCTGTCGGGCAAGTACACCACCGCAAGTGAGTTTCCGGAAAACGATGTGCGCAGCCGATGGCATAAGCCCGAGGATCGCGCGGCGAAGCTCACAGAGGTGCAGCGCATCGCTGAGGAAGAGTTGCCCGCCGGCGTACCCATGGCGCAGTGGGCGCTCGCGTGGTGTCTGAAGCACCCGGCCGTGACGTGTGTCATTCCCGGCTGTAAAAACCCCGAGCAGGTGCACGGCAACGCCGCCGCTGCCGACCTCGACCTCGTCAGCGACGACCACCCGCAGGCCGCGACCGCCGGGCGGGCGGATTAG
- a CDS encoding aminopeptidase, translating to MRDPRLDQLARVIVEYSTGVKPGQLVRLSGEPIATPLIEALYEAIIKAGGNVHLKLAPESLTDIFYEHASDEQLQYVSPLAKHEIETVDVSIGLWAETNTKSMSRVDPQRQRLASAARKPIMETFMNRAAKGELKWCGTLYPTLASAQDAEMSLRQYEDFVFKAGLLDADDPVAAWRKIEARQQKVVDYLTGKKELHFKADNGTDLTVNVEGMTWINCCGHENFPDGEVFTGPNLKAADGGVNGIVRYSFPAVHGGREVHGVELTFEKGKVVDAKAEKGLDFLQQMLDQDEGARYLGEIAIGTNYSITEYSKNTLFDEKIGGTFHAAVGAGYPETGNSNSSGLHWDMVCDLRTPAGGGTITVDGEVIHKDGKFVFPEWPGNEA from the coding sequence ATGCGCGACCCCCGCCTCGACCAGCTTGCCCGTGTGATTGTGGAATATTCCACCGGCGTCAAGCCGGGCCAACTCGTTCGACTCAGCGGCGAGCCGATCGCCACGCCGTTGATCGAAGCGCTCTACGAAGCCATCATCAAAGCAGGCGGTAACGTGCACCTGAAACTCGCACCCGAAAGCCTCACCGACATCTTCTACGAACACGCCAGCGATGAGCAGCTTCAATATGTCAGCCCACTGGCAAAGCATGAAATCGAAACCGTCGACGTGAGCATCGGCCTCTGGGCGGAGACAAACACCAAGAGCATGTCGCGCGTCGATCCGCAGCGGCAACGTCTCGCCTCCGCCGCTCGCAAGCCGATCATGGAAACATTCATGAACCGTGCCGCCAAAGGCGAACTCAAGTGGTGCGGCACGCTCTACCCCACGCTCGCCTCGGCTCAGGACGCGGAGATGAGCTTGCGACAATATGAAGATTTCGTCTTCAAGGCCGGCCTGCTGGACGCCGACGATCCCGTGGCGGCGTGGCGGAAAATCGAAGCCCGGCAGCAGAAGGTAGTCGACTACCTCACCGGAAAGAAAGAGCTGCACTTCAAAGCCGACAACGGCACGGACCTCACCGTCAACGTCGAAGGCATGACATGGATCAACTGCTGCGGCCACGAAAACTTCCCCGACGGCGAAGTGTTCACCGGCCCGAACCTCAAGGCAGCCGACGGCGGGGTCAACGGCATCGTCCGCTATTCGTTCCCCGCAGTGCACGGCGGCCGCGAGGTGCACGGCGTTGAACTCACCTTCGAAAAGGGCAAGGTCGTCGACGCCAAAGCCGAGAAGGGCCTCGACTTCCTCCAGCAGATGCTCGACCAGGACGAAGGCGCTCGCTACCTCGGCGAAATCGCCATCGGCACGAACTATTCAATCACCGAATATTCCAAGAACACCCTGTTCGACGAAAAGATCGGCGGCACGTTCCACGCCGCCGTCGGCGCGGGCTATCCGGAAACCGGCAACAGCAACAGCTCCGGCCTGCACTGGGACATGGTATGCGATTTACGAACCCCCGCCGGCGGCGGCACGATCACCGTCGATGGCGAGGTCATTCACAAAGACGGCAAGTTCGTCTTCCCCGAGTGGCCGGGCAACGAGGCGTAA
- a CDS encoding sensor histidine kinase produces the protein MRLPGSAAAARAGVGWTRPRRLFSSPMEPLAALMIGLGLGALLALPLAIVWSRRTARRVRRLEQRARAAERLAELGTLTGGLAHEIKNPLSTIGLNIQLLQEDLNDIAEQVPTGASSEEKFGRVQRRFGALGRETQRLREILEDFLRFAGRVELDLEATDLNALIDELTDFFEPQARAGQVNLRTQLMAQPAIAMADPSLLKQALLNLLINGLQAMAEAREKGKPHGGASELIVRTERRRPLDHDEIHIHITDTGPGMSEDVAAKVFQPYFSTKRGGTGLGLPTTRRIIEEHGGHIDVHAAVGQGTDFTIALPAALDEASAS, from the coding sequence ATGCGGTTGCCAGGATCAGCGGCGGCGGCGCGGGCGGGCGTTGGCTGGACGCGGCCGAGGCGGCTATTCTCATCGCCCATGGAACCGCTGGCGGCATTGATGATCGGACTTGGGCTCGGGGCGCTGCTGGCGCTGCCGCTGGCGATCGTCTGGAGTCGACGCACCGCCAGGCGGGTCCGTCGGCTGGAGCAGCGCGCCCGCGCCGCCGAGCGACTCGCCGAACTGGGCACGCTCACCGGCGGGTTGGCTCACGAGATCAAAAACCCGCTGTCGACCATCGGGCTCAATATCCAACTGCTTCAGGAAGACCTCAACGACATCGCCGAGCAGGTGCCGACCGGGGCGTCGTCGGAAGAAAAATTCGGGCGGGTGCAGCGCCGCTTCGGCGCGCTGGGGCGAGAGACGCAGCGACTGCGCGAGATTCTCGAAGACTTCCTCCGCTTTGCCGGCCGCGTGGAGTTGGACCTCGAAGCAACTGATCTGAACGCGCTCATTGACGAGCTGACCGACTTTTTCGAGCCCCAAGCTCGTGCCGGCCAGGTAAACCTGCGCACGCAGTTGATGGCTCAGCCTGCGATCGCGATGGCGGACCCCTCCTTACTGAAGCAGGCATTGCTCAACCTGCTGATCAATGGGCTGCAGGCCATGGCCGAAGCACGCGAGAAGGGCAAGCCGCATGGCGGGGCGAGTGAGTTGATCGTCCGCACCGAACGCCGACGGCCGCTGGATCACGATGAGATACACATCCACATCACCGACACCGGCCCCGGCATGAGCGAAGACGTCGCGGCCAAGGTGTTTCAGCCTTACTTCTCCACCAAGCGCGGCGGCACGGGGCTGGGCCTGCCAACGACACGTCGCATCATTGAAGAGCATGGCGGCCACATTGATGTGCATGCCGCCGTCGGCCAGGGCACGGACTTCACCATCGCATTACCGGCGGCGCTGGATGAGGCGTCGGCAAGCTGA
- a CDS encoding ring-cleaving dioxygenase — MQLAGIHHLTAITADAPGNLAFYTQTLGMRLVKKTVNQDDVSAYHLFYADGKGSPGTDLTFFDWPAAPERRGTRSIVRTGLRVADEASLTWWAKRLTDHGIAVSDIVKRDNRSTLDFEDPEGQRISLVVDDGVGEAHPWQDSPVAVEHQVRGLGPIVISVPDLEPTSRVLTGLMEMRQARQYTHAEATGPTTYVYEMGDAGPAAELHVRVEPDLPRARYGAGGVHHVAFRTPTFDDYEKWAERLASSGINASGPVDRFYFRSLYFREPGGILFEIATDGPGFAVDESADTLGQSLALPPFLEPQRQQIEANLKPL, encoded by the coding sequence ATGCAGTTAGCCGGCATCCATCACCTCACCGCCATCACGGCCGACGCCCCGGGCAACCTCGCGTTTTATACGCAGACGCTCGGCATGCGGCTGGTCAAGAAAACAGTCAACCAGGACGACGTTTCCGCCTACCACCTGTTCTATGCCGACGGCAAAGGCAGTCCCGGTACGGATCTGACATTCTTCGACTGGCCCGCCGCGCCCGAACGGCGCGGTACGCGAAGCATCGTCCGCACCGGCCTGCGTGTCGCCGACGAAGCCAGCCTGACATGGTGGGCCAAGCGACTCACCGACCACGGCATCGCCGTCAGCGACATTGTCAAGCGCGACAACCGGTCCACACTCGACTTTGAAGACCCCGAGGGGCAACGCATCAGTCTCGTCGTTGATGACGGTGTCGGCGAAGCCCACCCCTGGCAGGACAGCCCCGTGGCCGTCGAACATCAGGTGCGCGGGCTTGGCCCGATTGTCATCAGCGTGCCCGACCTTGAGCCGACCAGCCGTGTGCTCACCGGCCTGATGGAGATGCGGCAGGCACGCCAATACACACACGCCGAAGCGACCGGCCCGACCACCTACGTCTACGAGATGGGTGACGCCGGCCCCGCGGCCGAGTTGCACGTTCGCGTCGAGCCCGACCTGCCACGCGCTCGCTACGGTGCAGGCGGCGTTCATCATGTTGCCTTCCGCACGCCGACATTCGACGATTATGAAAAGTGGGCCGAGCGCCTCGCGTCCTCCGGCATCAACGCCAGCGGCCCGGTCGACCGCTTCTATTTCCGCAGCCTTTACTTCCGCGAGCCTGGCGGCATCCTTTTCGAGATCGCCACGGACGGGCCAGGCTTCGCCGTCGACGAGTCCGCCGACACGCTCGGCCAGTCGCTCGCGCTGCCCCCGTTCCTCGAACCACAACGCCAACAAATCGAGGCCAATCTCAAGCCGCTCTGA
- a CDS encoding phosphotransferase family protein codes for MNADSSLDGTVAGQTGSVDVEASGLGYAAGRITSAGPIANGNGDVATPLPSNESLAHQPAALPHSDHDQSKQSLLGTSLAPVLLHVCQGRLTDLHWFRTDWQRGGAVTGYATYADDDGQPHDVVVKMPVPPCERHWLAHLGEVGEVAPRVFAHGEMLGGYDLAWVVMERLTHGPLGPQWNGREFDLLAEAAGRFYAASRNVPLAGDPMLRDWDAVYERARKAVRDSHVPQAQRWRTVLKKAHRKLNGWLKQWHDRPIEDWCHGDLHLGNAMTRDPAPDGPALLFDFAHTRVGHWVEDAVYFEHLFWARRDRLNGRKVCRLIAQQRKQHGLPVGSDWPALAQIKRNLLAISAPAQLVHHGDPLHLHAALDVLEASAA; via the coding sequence ATGAATGCCGACTCCTCGCTGGATGGCACCGTGGCAGGGCAGACGGGCTCGGTGGATGTAGAAGCCAGTGGCCTGGGTTACGCAGCAGGCCGCATCACATCCGCCGGGCCAATCGCGAACGGCAACGGCGACGTTGCCACGCCCCTGCCGAGCAATGAAAGTCTGGCCCATCAGCCGGCCGCGCTGCCGCATTCCGATCACGATCAAAGCAAACAAAGTCTGTTGGGCACGAGCCTCGCGCCCGTGCTGCTGCACGTCTGCCAGGGCCGACTTACCGACTTGCACTGGTTCCGCACCGACTGGCAACGCGGCGGAGCGGTCACCGGCTACGCCACTTACGCTGACGACGACGGCCAGCCACACGACGTGGTGGTCAAGATGCCCGTTCCGCCATGTGAACGACACTGGTTAGCCCATCTGGGCGAGGTCGGCGAAGTTGCGCCGCGCGTCTTCGCACACGGCGAGATGCTCGGCGGATACGACCTGGCCTGGGTGGTGATGGAGCGTCTGACCCACGGACCGCTGGGGCCGCAGTGGAACGGCCGAGAGTTTGATCTGCTCGCCGAGGCTGCCGGGCGGTTTTACGCCGCATCCCGCAATGTGCCGTTGGCAGGCGACCCGATGCTGCGCGATTGGGACGCGGTCTACGAACGGGCGCGCAAGGCGGTGCGTGATTCGCATGTGCCCCAGGCTCAGCGCTGGCGGACCGTGCTTAAAAAAGCTCACCGCAAGCTCAACGGCTGGCTGAAACAGTGGCACGATCGCCCCATCGAAGACTGGTGTCACGGCGACCTGCACCTGGGCAACGCCATGACCCGCGACCCCGCGCCCGACGGCCCCGCCCTGCTGTTCGACTTTGCCCATACACGCGTCGGCCACTGGGTCGAAGACGCGGTTTACTTCGAGCACCTGTTCTGGGCGAGGCGCGACCGGCTCAACGGTCGCAAGGTCTGCCGACTGATCGCCCAGCAGCGAAAGCAACACGGCCTGCCCGTCGGCAGCGACTGGCCCGCCCTCGCGCAGATCAAGCGAAACCTGCTGGCCATCAGCGCACCAGCCCAACTCGTCCACCACGGCGATCCGCTCCATCTCCATGCGGCGTTGGACGTGCTTGAAGCGTCAGCCGCATGA
- a CDS encoding cytochrome c biogenesis protein CcdA codes for MPTMHRTALLLLSLLFLTFAVDGHAFAQGLSNSSSRVDVRVAPERDAVVAGSDLPVAVTFDHDEHWHIHTHAPVVPTELGSADMYIATAIEVDVPEGSPLTPHPQFIQWPDPVTIEVAFGVRPVDYDVYEGEAVAFLPVTVASDAEPGEYSFDVLATYQACDDNSCLMPVRGERHTVTVRVVSAEEAATLGSGEAADGEAAAAVFAGFDVGVWERIRSGDVPVEVVAFDLFGLAFALDINTVTGLLLIVLMAGVGGFLLNLTPCVLPVIPIKIMGLSQMAGSRGRCLALGATMAAGIISFWLAIGIAVASVSGFLATNQLFQYPLFTIGVGAFIAIMAIGMCGLFTVRLPRFVYMIEPRHDSFHGSYVFGIMAAVLSTPCTAPFMGAAAAGAVTQRPDMALIVFLAIGAGMAMPYLVLAAFPKLVEKMPRTGPASELIKQVMGMLMLAAAAYFIGTGITGLFVVEGEPPSNAYWWVVGGLGVAAGAWLAWRTFRITPSLGRRVAFAGLGLAFILAGSHIAWHFTRPGPIEWVYYTPDRFEQALERGDVVMMEFTANWCLNCKALEEAVLYTDRVTEALRQPGVVAMKVDLTGNNESGNAKLASVNRITIPLLIVFSPDGSEVFKGDFYTVDQVLGAIEEAKAASAVAQR; via the coding sequence ATGCCAACGATGCACCGAACCGCCCTGCTGCTGCTGAGCCTGCTTTTTTTGACGTTTGCCGTCGACGGCCACGCCTTCGCGCAGGGGCTGAGCAATTCCAGCTCCCGTGTCGATGTTCGCGTCGCCCCCGAGCGTGACGCCGTCGTCGCTGGCAGCGATCTGCCCGTGGCGGTGACGTTCGACCATGACGAGCATTGGCACATCCACACGCACGCGCCGGTCGTGCCCACCGAGCTTGGCAGCGCGGATATGTACATCGCCACCGCCATCGAGGTCGATGTGCCCGAGGGCAGCCCGCTCACGCCGCATCCGCAGTTCATTCAGTGGCCCGACCCGGTGACGATCGAGGTCGCCTTCGGCGTCAGGCCGGTCGATTACGACGTCTACGAAGGTGAAGCCGTGGCGTTCCTGCCGGTGACCGTCGCCAGCGACGCCGAGCCGGGCGAGTACAGCTTTGACGTGCTCGCGACCTACCAGGCCTGCGACGACAACTCCTGCCTGATGCCCGTCCGTGGCGAGCGACATACCGTCACCGTCCGTGTCGTCTCTGCGGAAGAGGCTGCGACGCTAGGCTCGGGAGAAGCCGCCGACGGCGAGGCTGCCGCCGCGGTGTTCGCCGGCTTCGACGTCGGCGTCTGGGAGCGCATCCGCAGCGGCGACGTGCCCGTCGAGGTGGTCGCCTTCGACCTGTTCGGCCTCGCGTTCGCGCTGGACATCAACACCGTCACCGGCCTGCTGCTGATCGTGCTCATGGCCGGCGTCGGCGGCTTCCTGCTCAACCTTACACCCTGCGTGCTGCCCGTGATCCCGATCAAGATCATGGGCCTGTCGCAGATGGCCGGCTCGCGCGGCCGCTGCCTCGCGCTCGGCGCGACCATGGCCGCGGGCATCATCAGCTTCTGGCTGGCCATCGGCATCGCCGTCGCCAGCGTCTCCGGCTTCCTCGCGACCAACCAGCTCTTCCAGTATCCGCTTTTCACCATCGGCGTCGGTGCGTTTATCGCGATCATGGCCATCGGCATGTGCGGCCTGTTCACGGTCCGCCTGCCGCGCTTCGTTTACATGATCGAGCCGCGGCACGACTCGTTCCACGGCTCGTACGTCTTCGGCATCATGGCGGCGGTGCTCTCCACCCCTTGCACCGCGCCATTCATGGGAGCCGCCGCGGCGGGCGCGGTCACTCAACGGCCTGACATGGCGTTGATCGTCTTCCTCGCCATCGGCGCGGGCATGGCGATGCCCTACCTCGTGCTCGCGGCGTTTCCAAAACTGGTGGAGAAGATGCCCCGCACCGGGCCAGCCAGCGAACTGATCAAGCAGGTGATGGGCATGCTCATGCTCGCCGCCGCGGCATATTTCATCGGCACGGGCATCACCGGCCTGTTCGTTGTCGAGGGCGAACCGCCGAGCAACGCCTACTGGTGGGTCGTTGGCGGGCTGGGCGTCGCGGCGGGCGCGTGGTTGGCGTGGCGGACGTTTCGCATCACGCCATCGCTCGGCAGGCGCGTCGCGTTCGCCGGGCTGGGCCTGGCGTTCATCCTCGCGGGCAGTCATATTGCATGGCACTTCACACGCCCCGGCCCGATCGAGTGGGTCTACTACACCCCCGATCGCTTCGAGCAGGCGCTTGAGCGTGGCGATGTGGTCATGATGGAATTCACCGCCAACTGGTGCTTGAACTGCAAGGCGCTCGAAGAGGCCGTGCTCTACACCGACCGCGTGACCGAAGCGCTCCGTCAGCCCGGCGTGGTGGCGATGAAGGTCGACCTGACCGGCAATAATGAGTCAGGCAACGCAAAGCTCGCGTCGGTCAATCGCATCACCATCCCGCTGTTGATCGTCTTTTCACCCGACGGCAGCGAAGTTTTCAAGGGCGATTTTTATACCGTCGACCAGGTGCTCGGCGCAATTGAAGAGGCAAAGGCAGCCTCGGCCGTTGCGCAGCGCTGA